In a genomic window of Arachnia rubra:
- a CDS encoding ABC transporter ATP-binding protein gives MSIAPPVTAPACGAQNLTKVFGEGGPRPVVAVNDVTITIEAGSFTAIMGPSGSGKSTLMHCMAGLDRATSGSVWVGQQDLSRLPERAVTKIRRDQIGFVFQSFNLLPTLTAEQNILLPLELAGRKPDRAVLAEVVESLGLTERLTHRPSQLSGGQQQRVAIARALITRPQVIFADEPTGALDSRTGVALLEYLQQCSREQGQTIIMVTHDPKAAGYADRALVLSDGVIVDDVAQPSAEIMLASLGRLGA, from the coding sequence GTGAGCATCGCTCCACCTGTCACGGCTCCCGCTTGCGGCGCCCAGAATCTGACCAAGGTGTTCGGCGAGGGCGGACCTCGTCCCGTCGTCGCCGTCAACGACGTCACCATCACCATCGAGGCCGGGTCCTTCACAGCCATCATGGGACCGTCCGGGTCCGGCAAATCGACTCTTATGCACTGCATGGCGGGGCTAGACCGTGCCACCAGCGGATCGGTGTGGGTGGGGCAGCAGGACCTCTCCAGGCTGCCGGAGCGGGCGGTCACCAAGATCCGCCGCGACCAGATCGGGTTCGTGTTCCAGTCCTTCAACCTGCTTCCCACCCTCACTGCCGAGCAGAACATCCTGTTGCCGCTTGAGCTCGCGGGCCGCAAGCCGGACCGTGCGGTGCTGGCGGAGGTCGTCGAATCCCTCGGCCTGACCGAGCGCCTCACCCACCGTCCCAGCCAGCTCTCCGGCGGCCAGCAGCAGCGGGTCGCGATCGCGCGAGCCCTGATTACCCGGCCACAGGTGATCTTCGCTGATGAGCCCACCGGGGCGCTCGACTCCCGCACCGGTGTTGCGCTGCTCGAGTACCTGCAGCAGTGCTCCCGCGAGCAGGGGCAGACCATCATCATGGTCACCCACGACCCGAAGGCGGCAGGCTACGCGGACCGGGCGCTGGTGCTCTCCGACGGGGTTATCGTCGACGATGTGGCCCAGCCCTCCGCTGAGATCATGCTGGCTAGTCTCGGCCGACTGGGGGCGTGA
- a CDS encoding Crp/Fnr family transcriptional regulator, which produces MTSATHLVGTRWEPIARRTVEEAVGCPIPGWNLCAASSIVMEVDSGQPLPNGNQPMMWLILSGTITAMVTIKGKSHIAGYHQKGDIFLNTTPHEFSELLGLPANHQILESPLALARQRGLAKENSIIVGTPIRLLSALGKRHPEWHRFSTVALLRLVAYHMHREYQLLTMSTEERYLAFLQEYPRLAARLSQREVAQYLGLTPVGLNRVVSRLRQRGAIPRPAENTA; this is translated from the coding sequence ATGACCAGCGCCACACATCTAGTAGGCACCCGGTGGGAACCTATTGCCCGCCGCACAGTCGAGGAAGCTGTGGGTTGTCCCATACCGGGATGGAACCTGTGCGCAGCTTCATCCATCGTGATGGAGGTTGATTCAGGGCAGCCACTGCCCAACGGCAATCAGCCCATGATGTGGCTGATACTCAGCGGCACCATAACAGCCATGGTCACCATCAAAGGCAAGTCGCACATCGCGGGTTACCATCAGAAAGGAGATATCTTCCTCAACACAACACCCCACGAGTTCAGCGAACTGCTGGGGCTCCCCGCGAACCACCAGATACTGGAGTCCCCTCTGGCTCTCGCACGCCAGCGCGGATTGGCCAAAGAGAATTCCATCATCGTCGGCACCCCGATTCGTCTTCTCTCAGCCCTCGGGAAACGCCATCCCGAATGGCATCGCTTCTCCACCGTCGCATTGCTGCGCCTGGTCGCCTATCACATGCACCGGGAATACCAGCTTCTGACTATGAGCACCGAGGAACGCTACCTGGCATTCCTGCAGGAATACCCACGCCTGGCAGCCCGCCTGTCACAACGCGAAGTGGCGCAGTACCTCGGCCTGACCCCCGTCGGGCTCAACCGTGTGGTCTCCCGGCTCCGCCAGCGCGGCGCTATCCCCCGGCCGGCGGAGAACACGGCCTAG
- a CDS encoding L-lactate dehydrogenase → MSVRGVNKVSIIGAGAVGSSLAYASLIRGVARHVVLHDINAAKVRAEALDLAHGSQFMPQAKIEGSEDPEVTRGSDVVVITAGAKQKPGESRMDLAASTVNLMKKVIPPLVERSPEAIFLMVTNPVDVTTYAALKISGLPSNQVFGSGTVLDSSRLRYLVAEACEVAVVNVHAYIAGEHGDSEIPLWSAATIGGIPLLDWERETGKLDESTRDEIADRVVNAAYEVIEGKGATNYAIGLAATRIIESILRDEHRVLPISGLVDDWHGIKDVCLSVPTIVDSQGAGRSLRLHLTDGELGCMHESADAIRHTLNSLGF, encoded by the coding sequence ATGAGTGTTCGTGGGGTCAATAAGGTATCGATCATCGGCGCTGGGGCGGTGGGTTCCTCGCTCGCCTACGCCAGTCTGATCCGGGGGGTTGCCCGGCACGTCGTGTTGCACGATATCAACGCGGCGAAGGTTCGCGCCGAGGCGCTCGACCTGGCTCATGGCAGCCAGTTCATGCCGCAGGCGAAGATCGAGGGGTCAGAGGACCCTGAGGTCACCCGGGGATCCGATGTGGTCGTGATTACCGCAGGCGCCAAGCAAAAACCAGGGGAGTCCCGGATGGACCTCGCGGCCTCCACCGTGAACCTGATGAAGAAGGTAATCCCGCCGCTGGTGGAGCGTTCGCCAGAGGCGATTTTCCTCATGGTGACTAATCCCGTGGACGTCACCACCTATGCGGCTCTCAAGATCAGCGGGCTGCCCTCCAATCAGGTATTCGGGTCGGGCACGGTGCTGGATTCCTCTCGGCTGCGTTATCTGGTAGCAGAGGCCTGTGAGGTGGCCGTGGTGAATGTCCATGCATATATCGCGGGTGAGCATGGCGACTCTGAAATCCCGCTGTGGAGCGCTGCCACCATCGGTGGCATTCCGTTGCTGGACTGGGAACGCGAGACCGGGAAACTCGATGAGTCCACTCGCGATGAGATCGCGGACCGCGTGGTGAATGCGGCATACGAGGTGATCGAGGGCAAGGGAGCAACGAACTATGCCATCGGTCTGGCGGCGACGCGGATCATCGAGTCGATCCTGCGCGATGAGCATCGCGTGCTTCCCATTTCGGGACTCGTGGATGACTGGCACGGTATCAAGGACGTCTGTCTTTCCGTGCCCACTATCGTCGACAGTCAGGGCGCTGGGCGTAGCCTCCGGCTGCATCTGACCGATGGTGAACTCGGCTGTATGCATGAATCGGCCGACGCAATTCGGCATACCCTGAATTCACTGGGATTCTGA
- a CDS encoding ribose-phosphate diphosphokinase, with the protein MRNETANNKHLMLFSGRAYPELAEEIAQTLETNLVPTRALAYANSEIYVRFEESVRGCDAFVIQSHTAPVNEWIMEQLIMVDALKRASAKRITVVAPFYPYARQDKKHLGREPISARLVADLYRAAGADRIMSVDLHASQIQGFFDGPVDHLWGLPVLSAYIRDHYDASQMCVVSPDAGRVRLADMWTDELGCPLAIIHKRRDHEKANTVAVHEVVGDVQGKTCLLVDDMIDTAGTITQAAHALHERGANKVICAATHAVFSGPAVERLNQSGMAEIIVTNTLPIRTAEPIHNLTVLSIAPLIARAINAVFRDGSVTSLFGGQA; encoded by the coding sequence ATGAGGAATGAGACCGCGAACAACAAGCACCTGATGCTTTTCTCGGGGCGGGCCTACCCGGAGCTGGCCGAGGAGATCGCCCAGACCCTCGAAACGAACCTGGTGCCGACCCGCGCCCTGGCCTACGCGAACTCCGAGATCTATGTGCGCTTCGAGGAGTCGGTACGTGGCTGTGACGCCTTCGTGATCCAGTCACACACCGCGCCCGTGAACGAGTGGATCATGGAGCAGCTGATCATGGTGGATGCCCTGAAACGCGCCTCCGCGAAGCGGATCACCGTGGTGGCCCCCTTCTACCCGTACGCGCGCCAGGACAAGAAGCACCTCGGGCGGGAGCCCATCTCGGCGCGGCTGGTCGCGGACCTGTACCGGGCCGCCGGCGCCGACCGGATCATGTCGGTGGACCTGCATGCTTCGCAGATCCAGGGATTCTTCGACGGCCCCGTCGACCACCTCTGGGGTCTGCCGGTGCTGAGCGCATACATACGAGACCACTACGACGCCTCACAGATGTGTGTCGTCTCCCCGGACGCGGGGCGAGTCCGGCTGGCCGACATGTGGACGGACGAACTTGGCTGCCCGCTCGCGATCATCCACAAGCGCCGTGACCATGAGAAGGCCAATACGGTCGCCGTGCATGAGGTCGTCGGCGATGTGCAGGGCAAAACCTGCCTGCTCGTCGACGACATGATCGACACTGCTGGAACCATCACCCAGGCGGCCCATGCGCTGCATGAGCGAGGCGCCAACAAGGTCATCTGCGCCGCTACCCACGCTGTGTTCTCAGGACCTGCGGTGGAGCGGCTGAATCAATCGGGCATGGCGGAGATCATCGTGACCAACACGCTGCCGATTCGGACCGCCGAGCCCATCCACAATCTGACGGTGTTGTCAATCGCCCCGCTCATCGCGCGGGCCATCAACGCCGTCTTCCGCGACGGATCGGTGACATCTCTGTTTGGAGGGCAAGCATAA